One window from the genome of Eucalyptus grandis isolate ANBG69807.140 chromosome 7, ASM1654582v1, whole genome shotgun sequence encodes:
- the LOC104455713 gene encoding transcription factor TCP12: MFSASGDGHHSPFLPTEEALAIAESSQNQEAGGRPSPFTHFPSVPNHIDGVLSSLHHYFSHQHVAPHDADFTSFAASDQTTPPKSRVDANGVRVADPAKNKKALPRKRNTGKKDRHSKIRTVQGLRDRRIRLSVQVSRKFFGLQDMLGFDKASKTIEWLLSKSRNSIKEVVGRNITKQKDCGGDVKAAQAEAEAEHEQEQDVSNRKEKIKSCDARERENARERAREKNPNASVFSGADGLCAHQQPINNDDSAQEYGQFASEMDDSLSMIDKLLCDAAAATSSAGMANYYPETSGLSPAMRSTDLLAGIIQEFDSNSFLWPRTEP, encoded by the coding sequence ATGTTTTCCGCGAGCGGCGATGGTCATCACAGCCCGTTTCTTCCCACAGAAGAAGCCCTGGCGATTGCCGAATCTTCTCAAAATCAAGAAGCGGGTGGCCGCCCCTCACCCTTCACTCACTTCCCTTCGGTGCCTAACCACATCGATGGCGTGTTATCCTCTCTCCATCACTACTTCTCGCATCAACATGTTGCACCACACGATGCGGATTTCACGAGTTTCGCGGCTTCCGATCAGACGACGCCTCCGAAATCTCGCGTCGATGCAAATGGGGTCAGGGTTGCTGATCCCGCGAAGAACAAGAAAGCGTTGCCTCGGAAGAGGAACACCGGCAAGAAGGACCGGCACAGCAAGATCCGGACGGTGCAAGGGCTGCGAGACCGGAGGATAAGGTTGTCGGTGCAGGTGTCGAGGAAGTTCTTTGGTCTGCAGGACATGTTGGGGTTCGATAAGGCGAGCAAGACCATCGAGTGGCTCCTCTCCAAGTCCAGGAACTCCATCAAGGAGGTAGTGGGTCGAAACATCACCAAGCAGAAAGATTGCGGCGGTGATGTAAAGGCGGCTCAAGCTGAAGCTGAAGCAGAACACGAACAAGAACAAGATGTTAGCaataggaaagagaaaataaaatcttgCGATGCTAGGGAAAGGGAAAACGCGAgggagagagcaagagagaaaaaCCCAAATGCTTCGGTGTTCTCCGGTGCTGATGGTTTATGTGCCCACCAGCAACCGATCAACAACGACGACTCGGCACAAGAATATGGGCAATTCGCGTCAGAGATGGACGATTCATTGAGCATGATCGACAAGCTCTTGTGTGATGCCGCAGCAGCGACAAGCAGTGCCGGGATGGCGAACTACTATCCTGAAACGAGCGGTCTGAGTCCTGCGATGAGAAGCACGGATCTCCTGGCAGGTATCATTCAAGAGTTTGACAGTAACTCCTTTCTTTGGCCAAGAACAGAACCCTAG
- the LOC104453822 gene encoding coiled-coil domain-containing protein 130, translating into MSSLAAARADNFYYPPEWTPDQGSLNKFHGQHALRERARKLDQGILIIRFEMPFNIWCGGCNSMIAKGVRFNAEKKQVGNYYSTKIWSFTMKSACCKHQIVIQTDPKNCEYVIISGAQRKTEEYDIEDAETFALPADEEKGKLADPFYRLEHQEEDLQKKKEAEPVLVRLQRVSDTRHADDYSLNRTLRAQLRSQKKRIAEEETASRKKGLAIRLLPAAEEDTATAAKVKFSSKFERNRKDKRALINAASIFSSPGPAASDKGRLVLESKRRKIRAASASNLLAGGFKPSALSGNGISSSRHKGSSVAVRKF; encoded by the exons ATG TCTTCGCTAGCAGCTGCGAGAGCAGACAATTTCTATTACCCTCCAGAATGGACCCCAGACCAG GGTTCTTTGAACAAGTTCCATGGTCAACATGCTTTGAGAGAAAGAGCACGGAAATTGGACCAGGGCATCTTGATCATAAG GTTCGAGATGCCCTTCAATATTTGGTGTGGTGGATGCAATTCTATGATTGCAAAAGGCGTTCGGTTCAATGCTGAGAAAAAGCAAGTGGGGAACTATTACTCTACAAAG ATATGGAGCTTTACGATGAAATCGGCCTGCTGCAAGCATCAAATTGTGATTCAAACAGATCCAAAGAATTGTGAATATGTGATTATCAGCGGGGCTCAACGAAAGACTGAAGAGTATGACATTGAGGATGCAGAAACTTTTGCACTTCCTGCAGATGAAG AAAAAGGCAAGCTCGCCGATCCTTTTTACCGCCTTGAACACCAAGAGGAAGATttgcagaagaagaaagaagctgAACCGGTACTAGTGCGCCTTCAACGTGTATCAGACACTAGGCATGCAGATGACTACTCTCTGAACAGGACCTTACGGGCACAACTTAGG AGTCAAAAGAAGCGGATTGCTGAAGAAGAGACTGCTTCCAGGAAGAAGGGCCTCGCAATACGACTGCTTCCAGCTGCGGAGGAAGACACTGCTACCGCAGCAAAAGTGAAGTTTTCGTCCAAGTTTGAGAGGAACAGGAAGGACAAACGGGCATTGATAAATGCTGCTTCTATATTTTCTTCCCCTGGGCCTGCGGCATCTGATAAGGGCAGACTGGTCCTGGAGTCTAAGAGGCGGAAAATTAGGGCCGCCTCAGCTTCTAACTTGTTGGCAGGTGGATTTAAGCCGTCAGCACTGTCGGGCAATGGCATTTCTTCAAGTAGACACAAGGGCAGCTCAGTGGCAGTGAGAAAATTCTAG
- the LOC104453824 gene encoding CLAVATA3/ESR (CLE)-related protein 12, with amino-acid sequence MTPKLPHALFTMLWLSLLLLLLLEFYRSRSHLSNIQHIVGIGTRTESSPSSPSSSSTFHHRGSINRKVLASKFDFAPFQKRHRKSHRPEPPDDGREIDPRYGMEKRLVPTGPNPLHH; translated from the coding sequence ATGACCCCAAAGCTCCCTCATGCCCTATTCACCATGCTCTGGCTATCCCTCCTCCTGCTGTTGCTTCTCGAGTTCTACAGGTCCAGGTCCCATCTCAGCAACATACAGCACATCGTCGGCATCGGCACCAGGACCGAATCATCGCCctcatccccatcctcatcctcgACCTTTCACCACCGCGGTTCCATCAACCGGAAGGTCCTGGCCAGCAAGTTCGACTTCGCCCCGTTCCAGAAACGCCACAGGAAGAGCCACCGGCCGGAGCCACCCGATGATGGTCGCGAGATCGACCCCCGCTATGGCATGGAGAAGAGGCTGGTCCCGACCGGGCCGAACCCGCTGCATCACTGA